Within the Salvia hispanica cultivar TCC Black 2014 chromosome 4, UniMelb_Shisp_WGS_1.0, whole genome shotgun sequence genome, the region GAGATTGAAATGGAGTCGTGCTATTTTTTAGtacaatttaaacaaatagTATTGCAATACTAATATActtgaacaaataaatcagtATTAAGGGCATCCCATCCAGGCCTTAAGTCCTCTGCACATCATCATTTCCCTCATTTTCCGCGCTAGACAACAACTCTCACAGCCCTATAGGCCCCATCCAAGCCCCATTCGCAACAAACATTAATTTCCACTATTTACAACTTCAAACtattttactattaaaattgaaaacattgaacaattatatttcggaaaattcattgttcattcgaaaattataaattacagaacctagaaatttataaaattacaaactctataaattaaaaattacaattcctaaaaattcaaaaactaccattcataaaaattaaaactttaaacAATTATATTTCAGAAAAATCTTAGGAATAATGTAGAAGGAATGAAAACGTTGTGGAGTTtaaatagacaaaaaaaagCCGGACCCCAGGTGCGATCCGACCACAATTATTTTCTAGCATTGCGGATGCcctaaatactccatccattaGCCAATGTATCccccatttttcatttcagtccTTCTACCAATacatgattatttatttattttattaggtGTTGCAGAGATTTGGGGATAACATAAGTTTTATaagaaattagtaaaatatgagaaatggagaaaaagtaattatagtGTTAGTCGTTAGTGTGTCGCACATCATTTGTATGTTTTGTGAAAcaattccaaaaatagaactgaacaaatcaaaatggcaaaaatgcggactatttttgggaacgaagggagtatataaaagtgacACTAACTTTTTTGCGTATGTAATCATTCACATTACTAAAAATTGGGTCAAGTCAAAGTTAGACACTTAGTATACTATATGGAGGGAGCATACGTGAATGAAGGGCAAATTGAATAAGAATGGCATTTTCATTTCCGTTTCACTCTGTTGGAATCATGTCATGCAGTTTGTTAAATCATTGGAGAAGCTCTTTCTATAGGCTTGCTACTAATCCTACTATACATATGCCTTATCACAACAACAATTGAGTTCTCAACTAGCATTTGTTTCAGGCTGTTCTTTTTCCTTGTTCTGGACCATTATAGAAGTCCACAATCACCTATTTAACTCCTCCTTTACTTCTAGATGTGCATATAGTTTCATGATTGCCAAGAATTTAATAAGCCAGCAAAAAAGAGtaattactatatatactatgaATGCAGCAATTCATACTTAGTTTCTTACAAACAAACTAGTGAATGCCTCCCATTGTATGGGGTATGCATCGAGCAAATGCGGTGTTAGGCCCTGTATTTTAAAAGTGCAGTAAGATAAAGCAGATTCTTTAGCTGAATTCAGTCTCTACATACAATTTTTAAGCTtctaactaaaaaataactagCACCAACAGAGCAACGACCAGAATTGATGACTAAAAACCAATCTGAACAATGATCACTActctaccaaaaaaaaaaacacgaaAAAGAACTGAAATGAACTTGGCAAATTATACTACATTGCAATATCAAGACTGTGGAGAACAAATGTATAATCTTTAGCACCAACTACAACACAATCTTCACTAATACATACAACATAACCCAATAAGAAGAAACTAATAGGGCCACTTTAACttcacaaaatcaagaaacacaGCAGTATTAATCCAAAGAACAATACCTCAAACTTTGAGCATTTGCATCTTGTTGGCAAACGCAACGGCAATCCAATCCGGCTGGGCGGCCGACCACTGCAGCTGGTTAATCTCTGCACCGGAAGAGTACATGGACATGGGATCAATCCCATTGGGGCCAGCCACCGTGGGCAGCTCCCAAAGCAACGCCTGGGCATCGTCACCGGCAGAGCAAATATGCCTAGCACTCTGCGGCGCCCACGCAATTGCATTCACACTAGCACTATGCCTCTCCAGCTCCGCCACCGGCATTGTCGGAGACCTGATATCCaatatcacaattttattgCTATCCATCAAGATCGTCGCCATATACCTCAAATCCTGCTTATTCCAAGCCAATCTCAGCAACGGCGTATCCGGCATGGGGCTTTCGTAGATGATCGTCGAATGCTCCTTATCCCTCAAATCGAAGATTCTCACGGAGCCGTCGGCGGAAACCGACGCGAAAACCCCAGCCTCGCCCCACGCTATGTCGTAAACCTCCTTGTCGTGCGCGATCAGCTGCGTCTCCACCACGCCCTTGTCGATATCCCAAATCGTGCAGGTCGTGTCGATGCTCGACGTTCCGATCCTCCGCGGCTCGACCTCGTTCCAGTCGAATGAGGTCAGCGGAGCCGAGTACTCGCTGGTTTTGCTGTTGTTGAGCGTGGAGACGGCCGCGATTGAGGAGTCCTTGACCTCCCAGAGGCGGAGGAAGTCGCCGGAGGAGGCGAGGAGGTTGGAAGGGGCGGAGACGGAGGGGTGGAAGAGTAATTTCGTCGGGGGTAAGGGTGGTCGAAGGAGAGAGAAGGGACGGGCTTGAGAGAGGATGAATCTTCCGAGAATGAGAGGATGTCGACGCGGTTCTTCAGCTCCTCGATGAAGCTGCCGACGGCGACGCGGCGGCGGTTCACGGCGGAGATGGCCATGGCGTAGATTGGGTAGGGGGATTCGTAGGTGACGACATTTTCAGGTCGGGGGTGGGATTCCTGGGTCGAATTTTCCATTGAATTCGTGGAAATCGAGAGGAACTGGAAATCTAGGGTTTCGAATTTCtgatgatttatttgaatCTTCGAGTGTGTGTGGTCTGATTGGTTAAAGAGGGGTGACTTTTTCTTTGACCGGCGGCTTCGTGGTGGCGGGGCCCACACCTATCCTTTTCACTTGACTGGAGACTTGTCTTTGCTAACGATTTTTCCAATATTCCTGTTGATTAGTAAGCTGGGGCTGAAGCCTGgaccaatttattttataggcCCATGACACAAATTTAATTGGCCCATTGGACCAACATTCTTAACTTTTTGTCGtctttcattttcattatatacgTGTCATTCAAAATATGTGTCGTAATTCGTAAACGACTTTTTAACTCATTTCATCCACAATCCAAGTGGGTAGActgattttgatgttttttagCAGCCGTCTGCggttatatttctatttttctggaatatattattaaaaaaatttctatatgCTAATGATAAATTTTGACTCGTGTGAAATAAGAATTGTATCTCTTGATTtgtaaactaatttttttatacgaTAATGTTTGTTATTGTGTAGTGGAATGAACCCGTGTAGGTGTAACTGATGATAGAGAATCAGGTAAAATGGAAAACTTTCATACTATTCCAATTTACTAAATACAAATGTGTGAGTGAAATAATtgttttcacattttttaattataagttgGGAATATAGAATATGATGTTAGCGCGCGCAAAGGAATAGTACTATAGTCACTATatcatagtagtaatattagtattttattcggtggaaacacaaaataacagaGTAATTATGTTGATCAGACTTTATAGCtacaaaacaataattacagttgaaattttgataatatgtGAACAAAAAGTTGCAGAGCCCTATATACATATTCTGTATAAACTTATTATAAAACTCAATATTTGATGTCCACCGCTAAATACATGCAACCTCATTCGAGTATATATTCCAACATAACTGTAAGAAAACTGGGTTATGGGTTACTATTTACTATGATAACATTACATTTtagaagtaggagtatttACTCAAGAGGGTCATTTTTAAACTAGAATtgatgaaggaaaaaaaaaaggaatcaTGTGTCAAAACTAATCTTATAGGAACATAACACAATCCCGAAATTATATAGATCTTATGTATGCAATTCCTACAATgcaatcttattttaattcatcatatatgattcataaaattgaaagttatgtATTATGGATACTTTAGAGGGGATGATAAGATAGATACACACAGTTCAAGGGGCAGAAGACTGGTCAAAAAGAGGGAATGTATATATGATCTAGTCAGGTGCCAATTggttattaaattaaagagtGATAGATCATAAAGTTAAAGCACCGCCATTAATATCACCTCAAAACCTAAGGTGGTAGATGCTCCATTTATTGCTATCTTTCTCCATCCTTCAACTCTTTCATCATCTTTATTTATAATTCCCAACTGCCTACTATACTCTACtccatttttaaattgattatacTGTTTTGCAAACTtattgattcataatttaattcaacaCACTTGTGGTTTTAACAACTTTTTATTGTAACAGCATCAGAGATCGGAGGAcaatatatgtaaaaatatgtaacaaatattaatactactattttttatttcctacgTTATTAATTCCTCTTGCCACCGGCTAGGGGATTATTTCCTCACCCCCAATGAAGCGCTAAGTGGTAGAAGACTGGTCAAATAATTTGTTCCATTAACATGAGTAGAGATCAAATCATTCCGCTCATATATGCTTAAGAGATGAGGTggtttaatattattattttttaagagcAAATATTGCAATGATTTGTAGTTAAGACAATTAATTGAACtattattaaacaaattaatgctATTTGTTAAAGTGGCCTCTCACTGCAGCTTAAGTTCTCGATCTCAATCATTAGTTGTTGATGGCAAAAATCAGCTCGTCATATATTGCGGTTGGTTTGAACTTAAGAGCATTAAATTTCCTATggattaactaattaaataaataatttcataattaatatattcaaattacatattttttgctatcgttttatattatttatagtaagcttttcagaagaaaaaaaataataattctgtCTTGAAACGTGAAGTAATTTGCAACACGATTCAAGCTTCGAGCCAATACTGGATGAAAATTATAGTTGATCTTATTGAGTTTGGCACccaacttatttttttaggcttatttgaagaagaaataaaataaataaataaatattcgaTTTTAGCAACATTGgcatttaattttcttgattttttctttttcatctgAATATCTGGGGGGCAAtttcattcaaaaaatttactactacttGATATTTGTAAGTGAAAACTGAAACGTTCAGTATATCTATGCAAAGATTATGGCATTTTTgttaacaaactaaaaataatggGATTCAATACTCaccttaaataaataaataaaaagcaaaataGAGTATTTATATTGGAACATTAAAGTTGGTGGTGTAAAACACATTCGAGAATCAGAGTTGTCTTTACTGCCGCATTTGTCGCTGATCGTATTTCTATTCTCATCGTTGCCCtattctctataaatatatacacagTGAATACCAACCCATTAATCAAATTACAGTCACATTTAACTTAGAGATACATCAGCTTTATCTTAATCTTGTTAAGGTTTGGCAGTATAGCCTCCTCCCCTAATATGTCGTAATCCACTCCACCCCAACCCTAGGCAAAATATTGTGGCCCaccaattatatttttcaaaagaaatgtcATGTCAtccaaaataaagatattaatagtaataagactaaacaaaatactaaaacGGTGTGCTATACctagtactagtagtaatagAGAACAAATCTGAATTTGATAGCGTCGATTATTAGTTCATATGATATGAGCACATGTGATGATATCCAAACATtgaattcatttcatttgagTACAagtaattatttcatttaatgtAGAGTCGTTACAACTCAGGAAAAGCTCATCATGGTTAAGAGAAAAATGCAAAAGTAAAACACTAAAACCCtccataaaatgaaaaattaacattttttccatttttaacaTACTTCAACTAATGTCCACTTATATTACTACAAATTTGAATGTTAAATCCACATCCCATAACCCAcgaataaaaatttagtggatTTATCAAATTGAGTACAATGTTAGAAATTACCTTTTTcgcatttttctctttatgtaatttgaattattttaaattttactgcaattaaaaaaagtcTTTTTTAACTTAAGTATGAACACTGGAATGGAAACAAATTTTTGCCACGGCGCAGACAGAAAAAGAATTAtcgaaaaaaatgaaatggaaaaaagaaaaagaaaaaagattgagGGGAACAGTTAAGCAGTGGTGTATAAAAGGTGGGAGTGGCAGGGTTGAGTTGAACAAAAGTTGGATGGATTTTGATCATGACGCTCCTCTGCTTCTCAACTCCCCCTATT harbors:
- the LOC125218387 gene encoding LOW QUALITY PROTEIN: protein TRANSPARENT TESTA GLABRA 1-like (The sequence of the model RefSeq protein was modified relative to this genomic sequence to represent the inferred CDS: inserted 1 base in 1 codon); this encodes MENSTQESHPRPENVVTYESPYPIYAMAISAVNRRRVAVGSFIEELKNRVDILSFSEDSSSLKPVPSLSFDHPXPPTKLLFHPSVSAPSNLLASSGDFLRLWEVKDSSIAAVSTLNNSKTSEYSAPLTSFDWNEVEPRRIGTSSIDTTCTIWDIDKGVVETQLIAHDKEVYDIAWGEAGVFASVSADGSVRIFDLRDKEHSTIIYESPMPDTPLLRLAWNKQDLRYMATILMDSNKIVILDIRSPTMPVAELERHSASVNAIAWAPQSARHICSAGDDAQALLWELPTVAGPNGIDPMSMYSSGAEINQLQWSAAQPDWIAVAFANKMQMLKV